The window TTATCGAGCGCATCGCCGCTCTCGAGGAGGTCGACCCGCTCCAGCTCGAGCACCCGCTGAACGACGCCGTCGACCCGGACGCGCTCGACTCGCTGTTCGACGGCGTCGACACCGTCCCGGGTCACGTCGTCTTCGAGTACTGCGGTTACGAGGTGTTCGCCGACAGCCAGGGTCGGGTCTCCGTCGAGGAGATCCCCGAGGAGGGATTCGACCCCGACGGGGCGGTCGAGCGTCACCTCCCGGAGTCCACCTCGCCGTCGTCGAAGAACTAGCTCCGCGCCCGAGAAATCTCCCGAATTCGGGGGAAAAGAAGCGCTAAACGTCCTGTTTCGAATCTTGCGTCTGCATAACTATAGCATTCTCCGCCGTAGCGAGAGGCGTGCCGGGGGCCATTCAATGAGAAAGAACGCCAACGCCTCGCCGCGCCGCTCCGCGAGCACCGAGGACGGCTCGCTGTTCGCGTGGCCGCGCTTCGGGCTCGAGTACACCGTCGAGCCGTACGACGACGCACCGGACCTCTACACGTTCTATCCGGAGGGAGCGTCGGACGAGGAGATCATCACGCAGTGGATATCGGCCTCCGAGGAGTCCGTCGTCGACATCACTGCCGTCCGCTGAGGACACCCACCGCAGCACGACCCTCTCACTTCTTCGCGCACCGACCGCCGAGCGGCCGCTCTCGGCGCGCGTCCCTCGAAAGAACGACAGTGGCGACTGACGGTCAGTCGCGGTCTACGTCCCGCCTCACTCCCGGGTTCGCCTCACTCCAGGTCTTCGAGCTGGAGGAAGTCGGCCTGTCCGTCGTCGTTCGAGACGAGAAACTGGTAGACGACGACGGCGAGCAGTCCGAGCGCGACGGCGATGGCCGCCGCCCCCGCGGGGATGACGTCGACGAGGATACCGAGCATCAACACCACCGCGCCGCCCGCTAGCGCGACGTAATACCACGTGAAGTCACGCTGCTCGCGCTCCCCGACAGGGAGGTAGCGGACGATCTCGTCGGCCCGGTCGGTCAGCTCTACGACCCCCTCGTCGCGGTCGTAGTCCGCGATGCCGAAGTCGTCGAGTTTCGGCAGGTGGGTCTGGTAGAGCGAGACGTAGACGCGACGCCGCGCCGTGTCGTCGAGTTCGTCGATGGGTATCTCGTTCTCCCAGGCGGCGATCTGTCCGGCGAGTTCGTCGATGGTCGCCGGCTCGTCGTGCGTGTAGAGGTAGTAGAGGATGTACCGACGACGTGAGTTGCTGAGGATGTTGAACGCGTCGTCGAGCTCCAGCTCGTCGGACGGGCTCTCCATTACTGGCTCCTGAGACATGACAGTCTTCGGTCGTGTCTACTCGCTACCGGTCCGCCCACCTCGGCGTCACCCCCATCTCCACCTACAGGAGACAGTATCGGCATCAACATGAACGTATCCTCGGTGTACGGTCCCTTTGTTACCGAGTCACTATCCGGCTCTAAGCAGTCTTTTGGCGTGTATGTGGCGTGCTCACGGCACCCGGCTGGCCCGCGCCTGTCGGTCGAGCGTACCGACTGCTCGAAGTGGTAGTCAAGATAGTGACTATTTACACAGCGACTAACAAAATCCGTTATCCGATGATTCCACCTGTCATGCAGATATTCGACTTGACGGGGTTCCAGCGCGACCTCCTGTACGTCATCGCAGGATTGGATCGCGCGTCGGGACAGTCGGTCAAAGAGGAACTCGAGGCGCACACCGGGCGGGAGATCACGCACGGTCGGCTCTACCCGAACCTCGACGTGCTCGTCAATCGCGACCTCGTCGAGAAGGGACAGATCGACCGCCGGACGAACTACTACACCGTCTCCGACCAGGGCCTCGAGGCGCTCCGGGAGCGTCGGGACTGGGAGGAACAGTACATCGATCTCTGAGACGGTGTCACACGGCGCCGACGGATAGTCGCCCTATAACAATGCGCTAGACGTACCTCCTCCCGACCAGAGCATGCAGAACGCCGAACCGGTGTCCCTCCACGGTCGGAGGTACCAATGAGAAGCGGTCGGTCGGCACCGCGCGGGTCCGCGGTCCCCGTCGACCTCGTCTTCGTCCTCGCGTACATCGGGGGCGTCGACGCTCTCCTGTTGATAGACGCCCTGGGCGGCCCCGCCAGCCCGCTCCGCGTCCTCCTCACACTCCCGGTGCTGTTCTTCCTGCCGGGATACAGTCTCGCCGCGGCGGCGTTCCCGCGAGTCGCCCCCACCCACCGGGGCTCACAGGGCCCGTCGCTCCTCGACCGGGTCCAACAGCCCACCCAGGGTATCGACCACGTCGAGCGGGCGGCGCTCGGATTCGGGCTGAGCTTCGCCCTCCTGCCGATAGTCGGTCTCCTCGTCGCGGCCACGCCCGGCCCCGTCTCCGCTCGCGGGTCCGTCGTCGCGCTCACCGTCGTCACCGCGCTGTTCGCAGTCGTCGCGGCGGTGCGCCGCTGGCGGCTCGACCCCGAGGAGCGCTACACCCTCCCGTTCGGGACGTGGGAGAGCACGCTGGGGGGGTCCGGCGGGTCGGCGCTCGACGCCGCGCTGTCGGTCGTCCTCGCACTCGCCATCCTCGCCGCGATGGGGGCCGGGGCGCTGGCCATCGCGGCCCCGCAGGACGGCACCTCCTTTACGAACTACGGCATCGGGACCATCAACGACTCGGGCGAGTTCGTCGCCGCCGACTACCCGACGGAGTGGCAATCGGGTGAGCCGCGCAACATGGCGTTCCAGGTCGTCAACCACGAGGACGAGCGCGTCAACTACACGGTCGTCGTCCAGATGCAGCGCATCAGCGAGGACGGCCGCGTGGTCGAACTCGCCGAACTCGACCGGTTCAACGAGTCGATCGGCGACGACCGCTCGTGGACGCAGGAACACCGTATCCAGCCGCCGCTCAACGGCGACCGACTGCAGGTCGTCTACCTGTTCTACAAGGGTGACCCGCCGTCGACGCCGACCCGGTTCAACGCCGACGAGTACGTCTACTTCTGGACGAACGTCGGCAGCGGCGGGGAGGAGAGCTCGTTGGCCGGTCCGGCGAGGTCTCGCTGAGATGTGGCCGTGGGAGCATCTCGCGGTCGGCTACGTGCTCGTCTCGCTGCTGTGGCGGCTCCGCGGCGAGCGACCCGACCTGCTGGCGGCGTTCGCCGTCGCGTTCGGGACGCAGTTCCCTGACCTCGTCGACAAGCCGCTAGCGTGGGTGTTCGGCGTCTTCGACAGCGGCATCGCGGCCGGACACTCGGTGCTCGTCGCCGTCCCGCTGTGTACGGTGCTGGTCGCTCTCGCCTACCGGGCGGGCTACGTCCGCGCCGCCGCCGCCTTCAGCGTCGGGTACTTCTCGCACATCCCGGGCGACGCCTTCTACCCGATGTTCTACGGCCAGCCGTTCCGGTGGAAGGTGTTCTTCTGGCCCATCTCCCAGGGGGCCGGCGAGGGGCAGGTCGACTTCCTCGCGCAGGTCCTCCGGTTCCTCTCGCGGACCGAGTCGTTCGCCACCAGCCCGCAGGGGGCCACCTACATCGGGTTCGAGTTGCTGTTGCTCCTGACCGCGTTCTCGCTGTGGGCGCTCGACGGGGCACCCGGCCTCCCGCGACCGTGGGAGACCGGCTCGAAGGCCGGTGAGCGGTAACATCTCGCACGATAACTGGTCGTTTCACGTGATGTTCTCCGAACGATACCCGTGTCTGACGGAGTTTATCGAACCATTACCTCTGGTAGCGTTTTGGCAACTCTCGTGCAAGTCGCGCATAACAAAGCACGAAAGAGCGGATATTCGACATAGCTGACTGTGTCCGGCACCCGCCGGGCAACGAGTGAGATATGGAGCACGACCAACACACCCACCCCACGAGGGCATCGAGAAGGAGCCATGCGGGGCGCGCCGCGAACGCGCGCGAAGCGGTCGCTGTCGGTCGTCTGGGTGTCGAATCCCGGTCGGTGCTCCCGTCCGGTGCGCCGTCGCGGTCCGGGTATCGGGTATCCCCGACAGCGGGGCGGTGGTAGCAGTGTACCGCAACCACACCATCGCAGTCGTCATCCCCGCGTACAACGAGGCGGGGCTCATCGGTCGCGTCATCGACACGGTCCCCGACTACGTCGACCGCGTCTACGCCATCGACGACCGGTCGACGGACGACACGTGGGCGGAGATTCAGGCGGCCGCCGCGTCGGTCAACCGCCGCCGCGAGCAGACCGAACCGCAGGCGGCCGTCGCCGACGGCGGCCACGACGCACCCCGCGTCGTCGCCATGCGCAACGAGGTCAATCAGGGCCGGGGCGCGAGCGTCAAGCGCGGCTACAAGCGGGCGCTCGCCGACGGGATGGACATCGTCGCCGTGATGGACGGCGACGGCCAGATGGACCCCGCGGTCCTCGACCGCATCCTCGACCCCGTCGTCGAGCGCCGGGCCGACTACGCGAAGGGCAACCGCCTCGCGAACGGCGCGTGGGACGGGATGTCGCGCTTCCGCCTGTTCGGCAACATGGTGCTCTCGTTCCTGACGAAGCTCTCGTCGGGCTACTGGGAGGTGAGCGACTCGCAGAACGGCTACGCGGCCATCTCGCGCGAGGCGCTCGAGGAACTCGACATCGACGACCTCTACGAGGACTACGGCTTCGAGAACGACATCCTCGCGAAGCTCAACCTCCACGATATGCGCGTGGCGGACGTCCCGCACCCCGCGGTGTACGGCGACGAGACGAGCACCATCAAGTACAACACGTTCATCCCGCGGGTGTCGATGCTCCTGCTCGGGAACTTCGTCCACCGCATGAAGTCGAAGTACTTCGGCGAGAACTTCCACCCGGTCGCCCTCTGCTACGCCCTCGGCGTCCTCGCGGTACTCGCGGGCCTCGTCACCGGCGCGTTCACGCTGTTGACGCTGGCGGAGGGGACGCTGGCGGAGGGGATGCTCTCCGTGGTCGTCTTCCTGTTCGGTGCGCTCTCGCTGGTGCTCGCACTCGCGGTCGACGTGCGCCTGAACGCCCACCTCGCCGCTGACCCGGAAGCGTAACCGAGAAGTCGCCTCCCCCGCGTAACAGCACGGTAACAAAGCGTCCGAGCCGTCGAATCTACTCCAAAGATGTATCTCGTCGAAACGGGTCGGTCCGGCGGCCCCCTCCGTGATGACTGAGCGACCGGGCGGGCGACACCGCCGCTCGAAGGGAGCGCTCACCGTCGGCTTCCTCGCCGTCGCGGTCGCCATCTTGCTGGCGTGGTCGTCGCCAGCCGGCCAGTACGAACTGTCCATCTACGGGGCGACGCCCGCGCCCGTCTGGGCGGCGCTGTCGGTCGCACTCCTGGTCTCAATCCTCGTCGGCTCGTCCGGTCGGGAGGGCTACGCGATGCCGCTCGCGGCGGTCCTGGCCGTCGCCGCGATGATGACCGTCGTCGGCCTCCCCATCATCCGTAACTACCACGCCTACGGGCTGGCAGACGCGCTGACCCACATGGGGTGGGCGAAGGGCATCGCGTTCGGCGAGATGAGCACGCTGGGGATTCTCTACCCGGGGAGTCACATCGCCACGTCGCTCGTGAGCGCCGTCACCGGGGTGTACATCGGACGGGCGATGATGTTCGTCGTCGCCCTCTTCGTCCTCGCGTACCTCGTGTTCGTCCCGCTCACGGTGCGGACGCTGGTCGGCGACGGGGCGGCGACGGTCATCGCCACGTTCTCGGGGCTGTTCCTCCTGCCCATCACGAACGTCTCGACGTTCCTCGACTACCACCCCTACACGCTGGCGACGTTCCTGTTCCCGCTCTTGCTGTTTCTCGTGTTCAAGTACCTCGCCGACCGCCCGCGCCAGTCGAGACTCGGCGACGTCCTCTCTTCGACCGGGCTGGTGCTCGTCGTCGTGGGCGTCACCGTCAACCTCGTCCACCCGCAGGTCGCGGTGAACATGCTGGTGTTGCTCGGGGCCATCGTGGCTGCCCAGTGGCTCTATCGCTGGCTGCCGGGCGGCGACCCGCTCTCCGAGAACCGCTCGCTGCTCGCACCCACGCTGTTCCTCGGGGCGTTCTTCCTCGTCTGGACGCTGCGCTACGAGATCGTGTTCAACATGCTGTTCCGCCTCGTCGAGCAGTTCCAGTTGTTCCTCGACGGCGGCGCGGGCGCCGGCGCCGTCGTGAAGGCGCGCGAGGAGTCCGCCGACGGCCTCGGCGTGAGCATCGTCGAACTGTTCGGCAAGCTGTTTTTCGTCCACGCCGCGTACGTGTTGCTCTCGGCGGGGCTCGTGCTGGTCGCGCTCGCGGGGCGGCTCACCGACGACCGGCCGGACCGAAACGCGGCGGTCGCCTACGTCACCTACGGGGGGCTGGCGCTCACGCCGTTCTTCCTCCTGCACTTCCTCGGCGACGTCTCGGGGTACTTCTTCCGGCACGTCGGGTTCGGGATGATGCTGATGACGATACTCGGCGCGCTGGCGCTCCACGCGCTCCAGCGATGGGCCGTCGCCACCGACGTGGCCAGGTGGGTCAGGCCCATCGCCGTCGTCGCGTTGGCGGCGGCGCTGGTGTTGTCGGTGCTGGTCATGTTCCCGTCGCCGTACATCTACAAGCCGACGCACCACGTCACCGAGGCGTCGATGAGCGGCCACGAACTCTCCTTCGAGAGCGGGGACCTCGACGACGTCCGCTACACCGGCCTCGAACCCTCGCCCGAACGGTTCGCTGACGGCCTCCGGACCGACATCCGCTCGTACGACACCGTGCCGCCGGCGTACCTGCGGGCCAACAACCTGACGGAGTACACGGGCGACGACCCGTACTACTACACGGTCACCCGGCACAACTACGGCGTCGAGGTCGTCTCGCACAAGGGCCACGAGTACACCCGACGGATGTTCGCGAACATCGGGACCGAGTTCGGCGTCGACCGGGTTCAGGCCAACGGGGACCTCACGGTCTACTACGTCGACTCCGCGGTGACGACGCCGCCCCCCGACGAGTCGTCCCGGTCACAGGCACGCGACGGGCGTCCGTTCGCGCTCTCGACGGGGACTCCGTCCCGAGTTCGGTAGCGCCGTGAGAGCCGCCGAAACCGGTATGCCTGGGTGTAATGTTACCTTTACGTGAACGTTTGGCGGGTCATCGGGCGGGTGTGGATTCTCTGAAACACACAAAAAACTTAATACAGTTAAGACGATGCTACAAACTGCGAGGCACACGGTCCGGCACCCGAACCGGGGGCTCCACAGGATGGCATCTGGGAAGCGAAGTACGCTGTAAATGTATCCCTTATCGACGAGCGAACGCCACGGACGTCCGGCGGTTTCCTCCATCGCTGATACTCGGCCGAAACTCCACACACCGCCCACGGGTCGGAGCGGTCGACCGCCCGGTAGTCGCCGTTCGTAGGTGAGTAGCCAGTCGTCTTACGTGGTGTGCGGTCGATGGACCACTACCCGTCGGCGTCGGGACCCTCCGACGCCGGCACTCCCGGCCGGCACTCCCGCGGATGCTGGACTCCGTTCGGTCCGCCGTATGCCTTCTCCGGCGAACGTGCGGAAATGGTAACACTTTGTGATTAGTCCGAATGCTTATACGTTTCGGTCCGGTTCTCGGAGACGTATGGCACACGATTCGGTAGACGACCCGGAGGAGCGTGGGGCTGGCACCCCCAACGCGGACTCCGGCGAGGACTACCTCCTCGGCAGACGCAATTACCTCCGACTCGGCGTAGCGGCGGCCGGCACGATGGCCCTGGCGAGCAACGGGGCGTCGGCGGCGACGACCCGCCACGGCATCCAGTTCGACCGGATCGTCGACGCGGTCGACGACCTCGGGTGGGACCCGAGCGGTGAGCGCGAGATCGAGATTCCGACCGACGACGGCCTCCTCATCGAGGTGCCCCCGGGCGAGTACGTCTTCCCCGGGACGGGGAGCAAGGCTGCGCCCGTCGAGGGGACCCTCACGCGCTGGGGGATTCGCGGGACGGGCGAGCACTGGTCGGACGTCACGTTCCGGACCTCGAACGGCCAGTCGACGCGCTTCGTCTCGTCGGGCTATCGCTCGAACGGCATCCTCCTCGAGAACGTCACCTTCGATAACGGCCCGTCGCGCACCGGCGGCGACATCGGCCTCACGCTGAACGCCCGCGACAACGTCGAGGTGCACGACGTCGAGGTCG is drawn from Halomarina litorea and contains these coding sequences:
- a CDS encoding HalOD1 output domain-containing protein yields the protein MTSSGSGGDRGYPLSTAIIERIAALEEVDPLQLEHPLNDAVDPDALDSLFDGVDTVPGHVVFEYCGYEVFADSQGRVSVEEIPEEGFDPDGAVERHLPESTSPSSKN
- a CDS encoding DUF7511 domain-containing protein — protein: MRKNANASPRRSASTEDGSLFAWPRFGLEYTVEPYDDAPDLYTFYPEGASDEEIITQWISASEESVVDITAVR
- a CDS encoding DUF7344 domain-containing protein, encoding MESPSDELELDDAFNILSNSRRRYILYYLYTHDEPATIDELAGQIAAWENEIPIDELDDTARRRVYVSLYQTHLPKLDDFGIADYDRDEGVVELTDRADEIVRYLPVGEREQRDFTWYYVALAGGAVVLMLGILVDVIPAGAAAIAVALGLLAVVVYQFLVSNDDGQADFLQLEDLE
- a CDS encoding PadR family transcriptional regulator, translating into MFDLTGFQRDLLYVIAGLDRASGQSVKEELEAHTGREITHGRLYPNLDVLVNRDLVEKGQIDRRTNYYTVSDQGLEALRERRDWEEQYIDL
- a CDS encoding DUF1616 domain-containing protein — its product is MRSGRSAPRGSAVPVDLVFVLAYIGGVDALLLIDALGGPASPLRVLLTLPVLFFLPGYSLAAAAFPRVAPTHRGSQGPSLLDRVQQPTQGIDHVERAALGFGLSFALLPIVGLLVAATPGPVSARGSVVALTVVTALFAVVAAVRRWRLDPEERYTLPFGTWESTLGGSGGSALDAALSVVLALAILAAMGAGALAIAAPQDGTSFTNYGIGTINDSGEFVAADYPTEWQSGEPRNMAFQVVNHEDERVNYTVVVQMQRISEDGRVVELAELDRFNESIGDDRSWTQEHRIQPPLNGDRLQVVYLFYKGDPPSTPTRFNADEYVYFWTNVGSGGEESSLAGPARSR
- a CDS encoding metal-dependent hydrolase, whose translation is MWPWEHLAVGYVLVSLLWRLRGERPDLLAAFAVAFGTQFPDLVDKPLAWVFGVFDSGIAAGHSVLVAVPLCTVLVALAYRAGYVRAAAAFSVGYFSHIPGDAFYPMFYGQPFRWKVFFWPISQGAGEGQVDFLAQVLRFLSRTESFATSPQGATYIGFELLLLLTAFSLWALDGAPGLPRPWETGSKAGER
- a CDS encoding glycosyltransferase family 2 protein is translated as MYRNHTIAVVIPAYNEAGLIGRVIDTVPDYVDRVYAIDDRSTDDTWAEIQAAAASVNRRREQTEPQAAVADGGHDAPRVVAMRNEVNQGRGASVKRGYKRALADGMDIVAVMDGDGQMDPAVLDRILDPVVERRADYAKGNRLANGAWDGMSRFRLFGNMVLSFLTKLSSGYWEVSDSQNGYAAISREALEELDIDDLYEDYGFENDILAKLNLHDMRVADVPHPAVYGDETSTIKYNTFIPRVSMLLLGNFVHRMKSKYFGENFHPVALCYALGVLAVLAGLVTGAFTLLTLAEGTLAEGMLSVVVFLFGALSLVLALAVDVRLNAHLAADPEA
- a CDS encoding DUF6541 family protein, producing the protein MTERPGGRHRRSKGALTVGFLAVAVAILLAWSSPAGQYELSIYGATPAPVWAALSVALLVSILVGSSGREGYAMPLAAVLAVAAMMTVVGLPIIRNYHAYGLADALTHMGWAKGIAFGEMSTLGILYPGSHIATSLVSAVTGVYIGRAMMFVVALFVLAYLVFVPLTVRTLVGDGAATVIATFSGLFLLPITNVSTFLDYHPYTLATFLFPLLLFLVFKYLADRPRQSRLGDVLSSTGLVLVVVGVTVNLVHPQVAVNMLVLLGAIVAAQWLYRWLPGGDPLSENRSLLAPTLFLGAFFLVWTLRYEIVFNMLFRLVEQFQLFLDGGAGAGAVVKAREESADGLGVSIVELFGKLFFVHAAYVLLSAGLVLVALAGRLTDDRPDRNAAVAYVTYGGLALTPFFLLHFLGDVSGYFFRHVGFGMMLMTILGALALHALQRWAVATDVARWVRPIAVVALAAALVLSVLVMFPSPYIYKPTHHVTEASMSGHELSFESGDLDDVRYTGLEPSPERFADGLRTDIRSYDTVPPAYLRANNLTEYTGDDPYYYTVTRHNYGVEVVSHKGHEYTRRMFANIGTEFGVDRVQANGDLTVYYVDSAVTTPPPDESSRSQARDGRPFALSTGTPSRVR